The proteins below are encoded in one region of Anaerosporomusa subterranea:
- a CDS encoding DUF871 domain-containing protein — protein MISKGISLYPGMGYPLVASMDYLRLAWQAGFSRLFTSLHIPEADSGNLLAEFRQIAAAAVALGFSITADISPRTFRLLDASLDNLDPIRALGLDALRLDFGFSPAEIAYWTCASGFRIELNASTIDLRTLDAILAADADVSRLQACHNYYPRPETGLSWKLFCERSLLFRERGISVAAFIPSLKNPRGPLSEGLPTLERHRHLNPLTAAKQLAHSGLVDAIFFGDPLAGAEEIQAVGVIQPDCIELRVTVTPNLSPTEREILFAHHANRTDPGEWVVRSEPSRHLLAGRVPPRIPRRRNRGSVTVDNANYLRYMGELQIVRQDLEPDERVNVVAEVVAEEVFLIDMIKPGMKFRFVEG, from the coding sequence ATGATTAGTAAAGGCATTTCTCTCTACCCCGGTATGGGATATCCGCTTGTCGCTTCGATGGATTACCTCCGACTGGCGTGGCAGGCGGGGTTTAGCCGCCTGTTTACTTCACTGCATATTCCTGAGGCGGACAGCGGCAATTTGTTGGCAGAGTTTCGGCAGATTGCCGCCGCTGCAGTCGCCCTTGGCTTTTCTATAACCGCAGATATCTCGCCCCGTACTTTCAGATTGCTTGACGCAAGTTTAGATAACCTCGACCCAATTCGGGCGCTGGGGCTTGATGCTCTGCGTCTCGACTTTGGTTTCTCGCCAGCGGAAATTGCTTACTGGACATGTGCCAGCGGCTTTCGCATTGAACTCAATGCGAGCACTATAGACCTGCGCACTCTTGACGCCATTTTAGCCGCAGACGCTGACGTCAGCCGTCTGCAAGCTTGTCATAATTATTATCCAAGGCCGGAGACCGGCCTCTCTTGGAAACTATTTTGCGAACGCTCATTGCTATTCCGGGAACGTGGCATTTCGGTAGCCGCGTTCATTCCATCGTTGAAGAACCCGCGTGGACCACTATCAGAGGGGTTGCCGACTCTGGAGCGTCACCGTCACCTAAACCCGCTGACAGCAGCTAAACAGCTTGCTCATTCTGGCCTGGTAGACGCCATCTTCTTCGGCGACCCGCTGGCCGGAGCTGAAGAAATCCAAGCTGTTGGCGTGATCCAACCAGATTGCATCGAACTGCGGGTAACCGTCACTCCCAACCTAAGCCCTACCGAACGGGAAATCCTCTTCGCCCACCATGCCAATCGTACTGATCCTGGTGAATGGGTTGTTCGCTCCGAACCATCCCGCCATCTCCTCGCTGGCCGCGTGCCGCCTCGTATACCCCGCCGCCGCAACCGTGGCAGCGTGACAGTAGATAATGCGAACTACCTGCGCTACATGGGTGAACTGCAAATCGTGCGTCAGGACTTGGAGCCAGATGAGCGGGTAAATGTCGTAGCAGAGGTCGTGGCGGAAGAAGTGTTCCTGATCGACATGATCAAACCAGGGATGAAGTTTCGGTTTGTTGAGGGATGA
- a CDS encoding PTS transporter subunit EIIC, with the protein MPHTKELAVKIVELVGGAKNIVSVVHCMTRLRLTLAEREKAVINQLKQTPGVLGVVESSGQLQIILGPGVVNKVAACVEEVIVEERREPQSAQCNERDAERTVVMAAKTQRARCACIKGTVVNGGEDAVKDLKAARDEKNQTPFKLLLRKLASIFVPLIPAIVASGMLAGMTNVAIRFGADAQGPLVQILNVLGWGIFSYLAVFVGINAAKEFGGTPAMGGLAGVLIINPAIAAISIGGVALVPGRGGLVGVLLVAWFMCFIEKRLRRFVPNMIDIIVTPALTLLVSGFATYFLLMPLGGWLSDGIVLFFRGMLNWGGVIAGFTLAGTFLPVVMTGLHQGLVPVHMEFLNTLKENPLLPILAMAGAGQVGAAVAVYVKTKNQRLKNLIKGSLPVGLLGIGEPLIFGVTLPLGRPFITACIGAGFGGAWQAITHTSTIAIGISGLPLAFLVKPGGVVNYLIGLFIAYIAGFIVTWIVGFDDPKEEGV; encoded by the coding sequence ATGCCACATACAAAAGAATTAGCTGTAAAGATAGTAGAATTAGTCGGCGGTGCGAAAAATATTGTTTCCGTGGTTCATTGCATGACACGGCTGCGCTTAACGTTAGCTGAGCGCGAGAAGGCGGTTATCAACCAGCTTAAGCAAACGCCCGGCGTGCTTGGTGTGGTCGAATCCTCAGGACAATTGCAAATTATTCTTGGGCCTGGTGTGGTCAATAAGGTGGCTGCCTGTGTTGAGGAAGTGATTGTGGAGGAGAGGCGTGAACCGCAGAGTGCGCAGTGTAATGAGAGGGACGCAGAGAGAACGGTAGTTATGGCTGCAAAGACGCAAAGGGCGCGTTGCGCCTGCATAAAGGGAACGGTGGTTAATGGTGGCGAGGATGCGGTTAAGGATCTGAAAGCTGCCCGGGACGAAAAAAACCAGACTCCGTTCAAGTTGCTTTTGCGCAAGCTGGCCAGCATTTTTGTCCCGTTGATTCCGGCGATTGTTGCTTCCGGCATGCTGGCTGGGATGACCAATGTCGCCATCCGTTTTGGGGCGGATGCGCAAGGCCCGCTGGTTCAGATTCTGAACGTGCTGGGGTGGGGAATTTTCTCCTATCTGGCTGTATTTGTCGGCATCAATGCGGCTAAAGAATTTGGCGGCACACCGGCGATGGGGGGGCTGGCAGGAGTACTAATCATAAACCCAGCGATTGCCGCAATAAGTATTGGCGGTGTTGCGTTGGTTCCAGGGCGCGGCGGATTAGTCGGTGTACTGCTGGTGGCTTGGTTTATGTGCTTTATCGAAAAAAGACTGCGGCGCTTTGTGCCTAATATGATTGACATCATTGTGACGCCAGCCCTTACTTTGCTCGTCAGCGGCTTTGCCACCTATTTTCTGCTCATGCCGTTGGGCGGCTGGTTGTCTGATGGGATTGTTCTGTTTTTTCGTGGCATGCTCAACTGGGGCGGCGTCATTGCTGGCTTTACGCTGGCAGGAACCTTTCTGCCTGTGGTTATGACCGGCTTGCATCAGGGACTTGTTCCTGTCCATATGGAATTTCTCAATACCTTAAAAGAAAATCCGTTACTACCGATCTTAGCAATGGCTGGTGCCGGACAAGTCGGGGCCGCGGTTGCTGTATATGTAAAAACAAAGAATCAACGGCTGAAAAACCTCATCAAGGGCTCGCTGCCAGTAGGTCTGTTAGGCATTGGCGAACCGCTCATCTTCGGCGTTACCCTGCCGCTGGGCCGTCCGTTCATTACCGCCTGCATCGGAGCAGGCTTCGGCGGCGCCTGGCAAGCGATTACCCACACCTCGACTATCGCTATCGGCATATCCGGCCTGCCGCTAGCATTTTTGGTGAAGCCAGGTGGAGTGGTTAACTATTTGATCGGGCTGTTCATCGCCTATATCGCAGGTTTTATAGTGACGTGGATCGTCGGCTTCGATGACCCGAAAGAAGAAGGGGTGTAG
- the galU gene encoding UTP--glucose-1-phosphate uridylyltransferase GalU translates to MQKNRKVRKAVIPAAGLGTRFLPATKAQPKEMLPIVDKPAIQYIIEEAIASGIEDILIITGRNKRAIEDHFDRNVELELLLRSQGKYDLLGLVEELSNVTIHYIRQKEAKGLGHAVLCARHFVGNEPFAVLLGDDIIDSQTPCLKQLIDVYEDCQASVLGVQQVPKEKVSSYGIVQPEPYKENIWRAIDLVEKPPVAEAPSRLAVLGRYIIEPEIFDLLETTQPGRGGEIQLTDALRRLAAERPVYAYNFEGRRYDVGDKQGYLEATVEFALKRPDLREPFTRYLLDTLGKLIIPAEAAGKAIEKRGLAKLENPGV, encoded by the coding sequence ATGCAAAAAAATCGTAAAGTTCGCAAAGCAGTCATCCCCGCGGCAGGTCTTGGCACTCGATTTTTGCCTGCTACAAAGGCTCAGCCGAAAGAGATGCTGCCGATTGTTGATAAACCTGCTATCCAATACATTATAGAAGAGGCTATTGCTTCAGGTATTGAAGACATTCTCATCATCACCGGCCGCAACAAGCGGGCGATTGAAGACCACTTTGATCGCAATGTTGAGCTGGAATTGTTGCTTCGCTCACAGGGCAAATATGATCTGCTAGGTCTCGTCGAAGAACTTTCGAACGTCACCATCCACTATATCCGCCAAAAAGAAGCCAAAGGCCTCGGCCACGCCGTCCTCTGCGCCAGACACTTTGTTGGCAATGAGCCGTTTGCTGTGCTGTTAGGCGACGACATCATCGATTCCCAGACCCCTTGCCTCAAGCAACTGATCGATGTCTATGAAGACTGCCAGGCCAGCGTCCTCGGAGTGCAGCAAGTGCCTAAAGAAAAAGTATCGAGCTATGGCATTGTTCAGCCGGAGCCCTATAAAGAAAACATCTGGCGAGCCATCGACTTAGTCGAAAAGCCGCCAGTCGCTGAAGCGCCTTCCCGCCTCGCTGTGCTCGGACGTTATATCATCGAGCCCGAGATCTTCGATCTGCTCGAGACCACTCAGCCCGGACGCGGCGGTGAGATCCAGCTGACTGATGCCCTGCGCCGCCTGGCTGCCGAGCGGCCTGTCTATGCCTACAATTTCGAAGGCCGCCGCTATGATGTCGGTGATAAACAAGGTTACCTCGAAGCCACCGTCGAATTCGCCCTCAAACGCCCCGATCTACGCGAACCGTTCACCCGCTACCTTCTCGATACCCTCGGCAAGCTGATCATCCCCGCCGAAGCCGCCGGCAAGGCAATAGAGAAAAGAGGCTTGGCGAAGCTAGAGAATCCAGGAGTGTGA
- a CDS encoding glucose-6-phosphate isomerase: MRATGEVRGHLSKDGTPELVLFTQLPYVEDGNLNNPASIQRLKDFGQSLRYSTDAVVSFGIGGSYLGNKVLFDVHAGEFWNSKSTAERNGYPELYFSGNNIDPQRTTDLIDCLKRKAIQKVASGETYKVTLIVISKSGSTLDTMSSFMVVCDALQLANITVQVVTVTDPAEGANRTLLKKLADDQGWPSFSVPDGVGGRFSVFCDVGLVTAACIGFDIDAFLAGARDMDQACLTGEPRSNPALFNAALKYLAAEKYNRDIEIFMPYGDYLKSVAEWYVQLLAESLGKRADREGNTVYYGRTPVVAVGTTDMHAQTQQHQDGKKNKVVQFVQLADWSTNPLVPNVFPAVAKLAEIADLTMSQALDAALDSNAEALAADNRFNAAFILPRLSAYHLGELLYLLALSVAYEGELANVDAFDQPGVEAYKKILGPRLKALKA, translated from the coding sequence ATGCGCGCAACCGGCGAGGTTAGAGGACACCTTTCCAAAGACGGTACTCCTGAGCTTGTCCTGTTTACGCAACTTCCCTACGTCGAGGACGGCAACCTTAACAACCCGGCTTCAATCCAGCGGCTGAAGGATTTTGGCCAGTCTCTGCGCTACTCCACCGACGCGGTGGTATCCTTTGGTATTGGCGGTTCCTACCTTGGTAATAAAGTTCTATTTGATGTCCACGCCGGCGAGTTCTGGAATTCTAAGTCTACAGCCGAACGGAACGGTTATCCTGAACTCTATTTCAGTGGCAACAACATTGATCCACAACGCACCACCGACCTGATAGACTGTTTAAAACGCAAAGCCATCCAAAAGGTCGCCAGCGGTGAAACCTATAAGGTTACGCTCATCGTTATCTCTAAATCCGGTTCAACACTTGATACCATGTCATCCTTCATGGTGGTCTGTGATGCGTTACAATTGGCCAATATTACTGTTCAAGTTGTCACCGTCACCGACCCGGCAGAGGGAGCCAATCGCACTTTGCTAAAAAAACTCGCTGACGACCAAGGCTGGCCCAGCTTCAGTGTACCTGACGGAGTCGGTGGACGTTTCAGTGTCTTTTGCGACGTGGGCCTGGTCACAGCCGCCTGTATCGGTTTTGACATCGACGCCTTCCTGGCTGGCGCCCGCGACATGGACCAAGCCTGTCTGACCGGCGAACCTAGAAGTAACCCGGCTCTATTCAATGCCGCGCTAAAATACCTGGCAGCCGAAAAATATAACCGTGATATCGAAATCTTCATGCCCTATGGCGACTACCTAAAATCGGTCGCCGAATGGTATGTCCAACTGCTGGCCGAATCTCTCGGCAAACGCGCCGACCGCGAAGGCAACACAGTCTACTATGGACGCACTCCGGTCGTCGCTGTCGGCACCACCGACATGCACGCCCAGACCCAGCAGCACCAAGACGGCAAAAAGAACAAAGTTGTCCAGTTTGTACAGTTGGCTGACTGGTCGACCAATCCCCTCGTTCCCAATGTTTTCCCCGCTGTTGCCAAATTAGCGGAAATAGCCGACTTGACGATGAGCCAAGCCCTAGACGCTGCTCTCGATTCTAACGCCGAAGCCCTTGCCGCTGATAACCGTTTTAACGCTGCGTTCATCCTCCCAAGACTATCCGCCTACCACTTAGGCGAGCTTTTGTACCTGCTGGCTCTGTCAGTCGCCTACGAAGGCGAGTTAGCCAACGTCGACGCCTTTGACCAGCCGGGAGTGGAAGCATACAAGAAGATCCTGGGACCACGATTAAAGGCGTTGAAAGCGTAG
- the nagA gene encoding N-acetylglucosamine-6-phosphate deacetylase gives MNNGRITHAKVVLSDQVLDDETVIIRGGRIVAVGSAPATDGCDAWTVDAAGDWIVPGLIDLHVHGAGGCDTMDGTPESLTAMSRTLLSQGTTAFLTTTMSSSPDTLATVLTNIAAVQKAQTDGAEILGVHMEGPFLSPAYKGAQTEEALYPAERADEAAVFAALAERYPGLVRILTLAIERPGAAELVRLCRQFGIIPSVGHSEATYEQMRQAVEWGVSQVTHAFNAMPSIHHRRPGLLTEALKNPAIRLELIADGVHIHPAILELVLGIKPEPSVLLVSDGTRAVGMPDGEYDLGGQMTYVKNGIATLSDGTIAGSAFPLLQGVKTLAKIGYDLPRAIRHASLYPAQLLGIEDHLGSIAPGKEATLVRLDFALNIKQVWQRGMLVSWR, from the coding sequence ATGAACAACGGACGGATTACTCACGCGAAGGTGGTACTGTCTGACCAAGTGCTAGATGATGAAACTGTTATTATTCGTGGCGGCAGAATTGTTGCTGTTGGCTCGGCGCCAGCAACTGACGGCTGTGACGCCTGGACTGTTGACGCCGCCGGTGACTGGATCGTCCCTGGCCTCATCGATCTACACGTACATGGTGCAGGCGGTTGCGACACCATGGATGGAACGCCCGAAAGCCTAACTGCCATGTCTCGAACTTTGCTTTCCCAAGGCACCACAGCCTTCTTGACCACGACTATGTCAAGCTCTCCTGATACGCTGGCGACTGTGCTGACCAATATCGCGGCAGTACAAAAAGCACAGACTGATGGAGCAGAAATACTTGGCGTACATATGGAGGGGCCATTTCTGTCACCAGCCTACAAAGGCGCGCAGACGGAAGAAGCCCTTTATCCTGCTGAAAGAGCCGATGAGGCGGCAGTTTTTGCTGCTCTGGCAGAGCGTTACCCGGGCCTGGTGCGAATTCTGACTCTCGCTATCGAGCGACCAGGCGCAGCTGAGTTAGTCCGATTGTGTCGTCAATTTGGCATTATTCCCTCAGTCGGTCACTCTGAGGCCACCTATGAGCAAATGCGCCAAGCTGTCGAATGGGGTGTTAGCCAGGTAACCCATGCCTTTAACGCCATGCCATCGATTCATCACCGCCGCCCCGGTTTGCTGACTGAAGCGTTGAAAAATCCGGCAATCAGATTAGAGCTCATCGCTGACGGAGTGCATATTCACCCCGCCATCCTCGAACTGGTTCTTGGTATTAAGCCAGAACCTAGCGTCCTCCTAGTGTCAGACGGTACACGGGCTGTTGGCATGCCAGACGGCGAATATGATCTAGGCGGCCAAATGACATATGTTAAAAACGGTATCGCTACCCTGTCTGACGGAACCATCGCCGGCAGCGCCTTTCCCCTCCTCCAAGGTGTAAAAACCCTCGCCAAGATCGGCTACGACCTCCCCAGAGCCATTCGTCACGCCAGCCTCTACCCAGCCCAACTTTTAGGCATCGAAGATCACCTAGGCAGCATCGCCCCAGGAAAAGAAGCAACACTGGTCCGGCTAGATTTTGCGCTGAATATAAAACAAGTCTGGCAAAGAGGGATGTTAGTGAGTTGGCGTTAA
- a CDS encoding mannose-1-phosphate guanylyltransferase/mannose-6-phosphate isomerase: protein MKVIILAGGGGTRLFPLSRTCFPKQFMKIDSKDSLLAQTVQRFLPVVKPSDVVIVTNKEYMHHVKADLATARASEAHILLEPEARNTAPAIALAARYCQDVLGATDDEVMFVSPADHVVHPIEDFIRSVRQGIEAARLQKVVTFGIKPTGPETGYGYIQAGKPFDFGYTVKSFREKPDRVTAESYVAAGNYFWNSGMFAFTLGCFFEELKTHQSAIYEQAQASYTEMLTAFAEMPSISIDYAVAEKSSRVITIPLASYWNDIGSWDAIYDVLPKDSSGNAIRGDCMPIDCRNSLMMGQSRLIAGIGLQDVLVVETDDVIIVAQKGESQKVKDLVAKLKAQGRREADEHTTMYRPWGSYTVMGEGPGYKMKKIVVIPGASLSLQMHYHRSEHWIVIAGTAKVTIDEDEQMVHENESVYIPQSTKHRLENPGKIPLEIIEVQNGKYLGEDDIVRFEDIYGRA, encoded by the coding sequence ATGAAAGTGATTATCTTGGCAGGCGGCGGCGGCACTCGACTCTTTCCATTGTCCCGCACCTGTTTTCCTAAACAATTCATGAAAATTGATAGCAAGGACTCGCTGTTAGCGCAAACCGTACAGCGTTTTTTGCCTGTGGTAAAACCCTCTGACGTTGTGATCGTGACCAATAAAGAATACATGCACCACGTAAAAGCGGACCTGGCAACGGCCAGAGCCTCGGAAGCACACATTCTGCTCGAGCCCGAAGCTCGCAATACAGCACCAGCGATTGCGTTGGCGGCACGTTATTGCCAGGATGTTTTGGGCGCGACTGATGATGAAGTTATGTTCGTCTCACCTGCTGATCATGTGGTTCATCCGATCGAAGACTTTATCCGCTCTGTCCGTCAAGGCATTGAAGCTGCTCGCTTGCAAAAAGTTGTCACCTTTGGTATCAAACCCACCGGCCCGGAGACCGGCTATGGCTACATCCAGGCAGGCAAACCCTTCGACTTTGGCTACACTGTGAAATCCTTCCGCGAGAAGCCTGACCGTGTCACCGCTGAGTCCTATGTGGCGGCTGGCAATTACTTTTGGAATTCTGGCATGTTTGCCTTTACTTTGGGCTGCTTTTTTGAAGAACTGAAAACCCATCAATCCGCGATCTACGAGCAGGCTCAAGCTTCGTATACCGAAATGCTGACCGCGTTTGCCGAGATGCCCAGTATTTCAATCGACTACGCAGTTGCTGAGAAATCCTCCCGCGTTATCACCATCCCGCTTGCGTCCTACTGGAATGACATCGGCTCCTGGGATGCCATTTATGATGTATTGCCTAAAGACAGTTCAGGTAACGCCATTAGAGGCGATTGTATGCCGATCGATTGCCGCAATAGTTTGATGATGGGCCAAAGCCGTCTGATCGCCGGTATCGGCCTGCAAGACGTGCTAGTGGTCGAGACTGACGACGTCATTATTGTTGCGCAAAAAGGTGAGTCACAAAAGGTTAAAGACCTAGTCGCTAAACTCAAGGCTCAAGGCCGCCGAGAGGCTGATGAGCACACCACCATGTACCGCCCCTGGGGCAGCTACACTGTCATGGGCGAGGGCCCAGGCTACAAGATGAAAAAAATCGTCGTCATCCCCGGCGCCAGCCTCAGCCTGCAAATGCACTACCACCGCAGCGAACACTGGATCGTCATCGCCGGTACCGCCAAGGTCACAATTGATGAAGACGAGCAAATGGTGCATGAAAACGAAAGCGTCTACATCCCGCAGTCGACCAAACATCGCTTAGAAAACCCAGGCAAAATTCCGTTGGAGATTATCGAAGTGCAGAATGGCAAATACCTGGGTGAGGATGATATTGTACGGTTTGAGGATATATATGGAAGAGCATAG
- a CDS encoding PTS glucose transporter subunit IIA: MLNKLFTKISGGSTSGTPAEANAVYAPMTGSIVILDQVPDPVFSGKMLGDGLAILPSSGDVLAPFDGEVVSLFPTGHAIGLVSDGGIECLIHIGIDTVEFNGTGFTAKVEQGDKVKKGQLLIKADLAVIRASGKDIITPVIITNPTVWQPVQLTSGEVQAGKDIVFRVAKKG, translated from the coding sequence ATGTTAAACAAACTTTTTACAAAGATCAGCGGTGGCAGCACATCTGGCACTCCTGCCGAAGCCAATGCCGTCTATGCTCCCATGACTGGTAGTATCGTTATTCTCGACCAAGTCCCCGATCCTGTCTTTTCCGGCAAGATGTTAGGCGACGGACTTGCTATTCTGCCTTCCTCCGGCGACGTACTTGCGCCTTTTGACGGTGAGGTTGTCTCGTTGTTTCCCACCGGTCACGCTATTGGCCTCGTATCCGACGGCGGTATAGAGTGCCTCATCCATATCGGTATAGATACAGTCGAATTCAACGGGACTGGTTTCACGGCAAAAGTAGAGCAAGGTGACAAGGTTAAGAAGGGGCAACTGCTCATCAAGGCCGACCTGGCGGTCATTCGTGCTTCCGGCAAGGATATCATCACACCGGTAATCATCACTAACCCGACTGTCTGGCAACCGGTGCAGCTCACAAGCGGCGAAGTGCAGGCGGGAAAAGATATCGTTTTCAGAGTTGCTAAAAAAGGCTAG
- a CDS encoding phosphoglucomutase/phosphomannomutase family protein yields MPITFGTDGWRGVISEDYTFSNVRLVAEAIADYIIKNGEQDKGIVVGYDARFLGKQYAEQVAAVIATKGVPIWLSDDILPTPALTWQVKDRQAAGGVMVTASHNPAEYNGLKFKAPYGGSASPEIMAAIADCVRPLEASGRLFEKVVLPANVEFFSSKESYLAHVRDMLDKEVLSSFGATVVFDVMHGGAMGYTDSLAHQYGLDLIEIRSDYNPSFGGVNPEPIDKNLVALRQAIVDNNAVIGLATDGDGDRIGAMDADGRFITANQIMALLIKHFIEKRGWSGGVVKTLTVSELVKKTAEKYGLKIYETPVGFKYVASLMLSEDILIGGEESGGIGLKHYIPERDGVMLGFLLIEMVAAYGKTLGQLLDELMDEVGHYHYLREDLHIANDIKQRLMAKLNAKPSYLLGYKVHSADCRDGCKFTLDDGWIMFRASGTEPIVRIYGEASTFDQIETVMKKAIEYAENS; encoded by the coding sequence ATGCCTATTACTTTTGGAACTGATGGTTGGCGTGGCGTTATCAGCGAGGACTATACCTTTAGCAATGTCCGCTTAGTCGCTGAAGCCATCGCTGACTATATTATAAAAAATGGTGAACAAGACAAGGGTATCGTCGTCGGTTATGACGCTCGCTTCCTTGGCAAGCAGTATGCTGAACAGGTGGCAGCCGTGATCGCCACGAAAGGTGTGCCAATCTGGCTATCTGATGATATCTTGCCCACGCCGGCTCTTACTTGGCAGGTCAAAGACCGCCAAGCTGCCGGCGGCGTCATGGTGACTGCCAGCCATAATCCGGCAGAATACAACGGCCTAAAGTTCAAAGCCCCTTATGGCGGCTCGGCTTCACCGGAGATCATGGCTGCGATTGCCGACTGCGTTCGGCCTCTTGAAGCCAGTGGGCGTTTGTTCGAGAAAGTCGTTCTGCCAGCTAACGTCGAGTTCTTCTCGTCAAAAGAAAGCTATTTGGCTCATGTCCGCGATATGCTTGATAAAGAGGTGCTTTCCTCGTTCGGCGCAACAGTTGTCTTTGATGTCATGCACGGCGGAGCCATGGGCTATACTGATTCCTTGGCACATCAGTATGGCCTCGATCTGATCGAAATCAGAAGTGACTACAATCCCTCTTTCGGTGGCGTCAACCCCGAGCCAATTGATAAAAACTTAGTCGCCCTACGGCAAGCGATTGTCGACAACAATGCTGTTATCGGCTTGGCCACAGATGGTGACGGCGACCGAATTGGCGCGATGGACGCTGATGGACGATTTATTACCGCTAACCAGATCATGGCCTTGTTAATTAAACACTTCATCGAAAAACGCGGCTGGAGCGGCGGTGTAGTTAAAACACTCACTGTGTCCGAACTCGTCAAAAAAACAGCCGAAAAATATGGACTGAAAATCTACGAAACCCCGGTCGGCTTCAAGTATGTCGCCAGCCTAATGCTGAGCGAAGATATCCTCATCGGCGGTGAAGAATCCGGCGGCATCGGCCTGAAACACTACATACCCGAGCGCGACGGCGTCATGCTCGGCTTCCTGCTGATCGAAATGGTAGCAGCCTATGGCAAAACCTTGGGACAGCTCTTGGATGAACTGATGGACGAAGTCGGACATTACCATTACCTGCGTGAAGATCTGCACATTGCTAATGACATCAAGCAGCGCCTAATGGCCAAACTGAACGCCAAACCTTCCTATCTACTCGGCTATAAAGTCCATTCCGCCGACTGTCGCGACGGCTGCAAATTCACTTTAGACGACGGCTGGATCATGTTCCGCGCCTCCGGCACCGAACCAATTGTTCGCATCTACGGCGAAGCCTCGACATTTGACCAAATTGAGACAGTGATGAAGAAGGCGATCGAGTACGCGGAGAACTCGTAA
- a CDS encoding GxxExxY protein, with protein MLVSHLNIWTERVIGAGLEVHSIIGPGYVESVYEEALARELEIRKIPFERQKIISLHYKGVKVGEGRLDFLINKQLVVELKAVDCFTEVHRAQVISYLKAANLRLGLLMNFNVPSLNLGLKRVILTRRR; from the coding sequence ATGTTGGTTAGTCATTTAAATATTTGGACGGAAAGAGTAATTGGCGCTGGACTTGAGGTACATAGCATAATAGGACCTGGATATGTCGAGAGTGTTTATGAAGAGGCGCTAGCGAGAGAACTTGAGATTCGGAAGATTCCGTTCGAACGCCAGAAAATCATTTCTTTGCATTATAAAGGTGTCAAAGTGGGAGAAGGACGGCTTGATTTTCTAATCAATAAACAGCTAGTAGTAGAACTAAAAGCAGTGGATTGTTTCACAGAAGTTCATAGAGCTCAAGTTATCTCTTATTTAAAAGCAGCTAATTTGAGACTAGGCCTACTGATGAACTTTAATGTACCGAGTCTGAATTTAGGTCTCAAAAGAGTTATTCTAACCAGAAGAAGATAA
- the murQ gene encoding N-acetylmuramic acid 6-phosphate etherase, which yields MNLEKLLTESRNPDTLDIDRLSTLDVVTKINSQDQLVPLAVSKVLPQIAQAVDWIVAAMDNGGRLFYLGAGTSGRLGILDASECPPTFGTPAELVQGLIAGGETAVFRAVEGAEDSLTLAAQDLTDRNLSPNDIVVGIAASGRTPYVIGGLSFANKTGCHTVALVCSPNSEMAVIADLTICVEAGPEVIMGSTRLKAGTAQKLVLNMLTTATMIRRGKVYSNLMVDVQATNKKLIERAKRIVSLATGATREQVEAAIEQAGGSAKVAIVMILAGLSAEEATVRLEHANGFVAKAIR from the coding sequence ATGAATCTTGAAAAGCTGCTTACCGAATCCCGCAACCCTGATACTCTCGACATCGACCGTCTCTCTACTCTCGACGTTGTAACAAAAATAAATAGTCAAGATCAACTTGTTCCCTTAGCGGTTTCGAAAGTACTCCCCCAAATCGCTCAGGCAGTCGACTGGATCGTCGCAGCAATGGACAATGGTGGACGACTGTTCTACCTCGGCGCGGGTACTAGTGGCCGGCTCGGCATACTTGATGCTTCCGAATGTCCACCCACGTTCGGCACTCCGGCCGAATTAGTCCAAGGCCTGATAGCAGGCGGTGAAACGGCAGTGTTTCGGGCAGTTGAGGGAGCCGAGGACTCGCTAACTCTCGCCGCTCAAGACCTAACCGATCGTAACCTCTCACCCAATGACATCGTCGTCGGCATTGCCGCTAGTGGCCGCACCCCCTATGTTATCGGCGGTCTCAGTTTTGCCAATAAAACCGGTTGCCACACGGTTGCCCTCGTCTGCTCGCCAAACTCCGAAATGGCCGTTATTGCCGATCTAACCATTTGCGTCGAAGCTGGACCTGAGGTGATCATGGGCTCAACCCGTCTCAAAGCCGGAACAGCCCAAAAGCTCGTTCTCAATATGCTGACCACCGCGACTATGATCCGGCGTGGCAAGGTCTACTCAAATCTGATGGTTGATGTGCAGGCAACAAATAAAAAACTAATCGAACGCGCTAAACGCATTGTTAGCCTAGCCACCGGCGCAACCCGTGAACAAGTTGAAGCTGCTATCGAACAAGCAGGTGGCTCGGCGAAAGTCGCAATTGTAATGATACTGGCAGGGCTGTCAGCAGAAGAAGCCACGGTGAGACTAGAACATGCCAATGGCTTTGTGGCTAAGGCGATCAGATAA